AATACTTTATCTACATATAATTTATCTATGGGTGTTCATACCCTTCATCACAACTGTGTAACAGGATActgtagattaggttaggttgaaaagaggatgcggatattattccaccccatgccactatggacatacacctaagtcagtaatgggcttgttgtgcgctctaaaagtaacctcgaaaaagaacatttttatgTTAGGAACTCCAAAATCCTTTAGTGCGTTCCATCCCACGCCCCTATattggctcatgtctggtattgtgtccccaccttagtacCGGTGTCTCcacgtctcatcatcatcatcttccccacatgccctacatatgctatcacttgccgcaccgattctgcataagtcagctcgtagccccatgtgtcccgttacgataccaatagctacacttacttcttttcagtattACTTCTTACTTTTACTAGCtagccccataggattttcgctgttctaccgactgcttcgctgttccatagtgtGGGTTCGTcgcccaagtccttaaatcggactgcgtcgacccgaaaggcttcaggttaaccaagtttattgacggcagttctctggtatTCACTGCCAATTTGTCTGTCCTTtccttcccccttactccgtcatggcccggcacccaaacgatggggattgTGCCAACcttctccttcttacaatgcaagactgttcgtgatcttacctacctggttgttattgcccttatggcaatattACTGACCGTAAAGAAGTTCACACTTGACTTCCTTGCGCCAGTACCACACCAACTCAAGCATtaagtgatcgcccggatctccgcctgtaagACCATATTATGGgcaggcagtttaaaacagatctcagtccctgggttctgtaaatgtaaaccccaggcccactctttcctctagcttgatccatccatgtaacataatcttccagacggcgatactagggttccgtcactccaagactgtgccgctggcagcaatgcctcacGCTCGTCCTCAGGGTTCATCccagttatccgatcggaaacctcttcccttccttcgctgtttcctatcgtcgcctcgattatactacgatggtatgagctgctcccatcctcaatccattatcccattgccttaagtctcataaccggagtgcctgcctcacatttaatctgaatgtcaatgggtcagatatctagaatagtttccagtgccctagtgagcgtggtcctcatcgctccgcctatgccaaggcaacatattctctgaatctgctgtatggtccttatgtttaaatttttctccatagcagtccatgaAACTACtcaggcgtaagtaaatattggtctaatcacgctcctatagactcagtggactatccttggatcaggccccatttcgagcctatagCCCGTATacaaagtgcccaacatctgcgagccttctcagtacgctcctgaatgtgacacttccaattcagttttcaatccaagatcactcctaagtatttgaccttgtcagatttcgaaatcgttttattgagaaaacgtggtgcgttaaattggcccaccttcgtcttcctcgtgaacaggcatatttcagtcctcTCTGGTTTAACATTGGGACCcgtgggtctagcccagtcatatgtcatatgcaagaccctttcgtcccttctgcatagctggttctgATCCTTAcctctaagaagtattataacatcatctgcatagcagactggttcaaatcccttctcattcagcatccgtaataggtcatttatggtggtcatccctaggagtggcgataaaattctTCCTATGGCGTTCCCTGtaccactttcttccttatatttatgtcgtgttccttagcatatggtttctCCAGActctaaggaccaggtccacccgttactggtctaaggattgtagcaatgtgttggtccgcacattgttaaacgccccctcgatgtcaatgcaaactgccaatgtgtacgtcttggcatcgaaagattcttctatagcgcagtctccaccgaccttcccttgatataggcatgatGTTTGgatttgagcagtttgctggatgtcctactctttatcatggtatccacaacgtaaggcttataggtctgtaggcctattGTAACTTTGTTCACTTGATTGCAACATAAGGTATAGCCATATACTCATAAATATATATCCACCTTTCCATACACTTTGCGGTTTACGGTTTTCATCATgggattgagacaaccttagccATTAGTGGGAACAACACATATTCAATATTTCttaaacatttgaccgtcacaatttgtcaatcgctcaaaataAAGCTCGTGTCGAttagtcgaaagaaatgctccgaAAATActatcgcggtgcttcgaaacacgtctatgacatcgtgacaggtgatgaatcgtcGTGAAAGTAAGCGGCAGTcgacaatttgtcaatcgctcaaaataaggctcgtgtcgattagtcgaaagaaatgctccgaAAATActatcgcggtgcttcgaaacacgtctatgacatcgtgacaagTGATGAATCGTCGTGAAAGTAAGCGGCAGTCGACTGTTTGGATGTTTCAAGATGagacaaatccaacaaaagttggaaGCGCTTCCAAGAATATAATCGCCcgttttttctgaaaaattgaACAtctcgcaatcgtaccactagaaatacgcagaacagtcaattccgAGAGGTACACAATCATTTGTGTAGCAGTTGTCTTCCATGAGGTcaggatcactcttcaccacgacaatatgACCTCTCACACATCGGTTCAAACAActacatttttgagcactcaaaaaatcgatttgatgagtcaaccgccgtatagtcctgtcTTGGCACCGAGAGACTTCTCTTTATTTCCGTacgcaaaaattaaaatgagaggtcaacgtttttggacaccagaatgcatgttttggagacaCTGCAATCATAGTggcaaaagtacttcgacaattggttcaaatgcatgcaaaagtgtataggtCTTCAtaggaaatattttgaaaaacaataaagcgattttcgattcttattatttgtttttgttctctaatcccgaaatataaaaggcaaccctcgtatactgatctcctgattCAAAGCCTATTGTCTTATCCCAaaacaaccgatctcccgattaaactttttgaacttctagatggcgatttggctaaaattttgcacaaagacttatcctatgaccttcaatatatgtgttgagtatggccagaatcagtctaaaacctgatgtagctcccatataaaccgatctcccgattatacttcttgagcctctagagagcgaaatttttgtctgattttgctcaaTATGATCTGAGTcgattcattacctgatatagctctcatataaaccgatcttccgattttatttcttgaacccctataaGGAGCAATTcgtatcctatttggctgaaattttgcacaaatggctTTTACTAAAGTCTTTCACATCTAAACCAAGTATgaccctaatcggtctataacctgatatagctaaaatagcatggcaattcctttccattatcctttgtttgcctataaagagatatcggtcaaagaacttgacaaatgcgatccatggtgcaggatATATAAGATCCGAGTCGGTCAAACTTgacacgcttttactggttcaTATTAGGTTCGGTTGAAAagtgatcggcttgttgtgcgttcgtATTAAAATGTTTAGTTTAGAAATaattgtcataaatatcttaagatttttcatttttctaaaattcatattttccacacaattttaaatataattacatttcaatgaaacttacctgtataataattttgtaattttgttgcTTGATGATTAtaagaaattataacaaaaggaTTTTTCATATCAAATATAACAGTTGACTTAATAGTGCTTTTTATTGCTTAATTTAAAACCCTTTTGCTAATGAcgtattttcaattatttttgtttggtgAAAAACTTCTCTTAGTCAAGTCACTCatcttggaaaaaaaaatcaaaacactgAAGTAAGTAAATCTGAGAAAATAACGTGTTCACCTCACACTCTCACACACTCTttacataacaacaacaaatgtaaacaaaaaaatggATACACACACGGCGAAGCAAAAACGCGAAACCCGCAGACCAATATTATAATTTATTGCTGATTGTTTTCTTAAGATTTCCAATAGATTTTTAACGAATATCCAAATAAATCGATTAATACATAAGTTGCACTACATTTTTCTAttgatttattaaatttttgagaAAGTTTTATCTAGTTTTGATCAATTTTCCACTAAAACTTTTACGAGGGCTTTATTTTGCATGCGGACGATTAAAGAACTGCGACGAAACTGAGTTAACTGAGCAGCCAAATGGTGTGCTGTGGTGTGATGTAGTGGGGTGGGTGGTGTGGTTAGAATAGTGGTAATGGCGAAGATAATCATGTTCTCACCTTGCTGTCAATGTAATTAAGAGTGCTATGGTGGTTTATGAATAGTCCTCCTtccgcaaaaaaacaaaattatataaataaaaaaatctagtTTTCCAGGAtgtgggtgtcaaatgaaaggtaattagatATGGGATATGAATCTGCTGTCTTAAATCCTCCAAACTGATATGTAGTTCGACCGAGACAATTTGAAAAACCTAAAATTTAAGTGAATGTATAGTAGAAATCCCAAAtatcatatccaaatgtggagaaAATATTGTGGGGCTTGCAAAAAGTTGGATTCGAtggtatttttaagaaaattatttaaaattagataACAAATCCGCAAATCAAATAAACAATAACTTGTGTCCAAACTACGCATTTACCATCGAAATCTTGACCAAGATTTatattataacaagtaaaagcgtgctaagttccaccgggccgaatcttgggaacccaccgtcATGGATTCACCtagaaatttatacaaaataaatgtagctgaagggcataattttattctacataccaaacttctgtcagaccagcaaaaattaaagcttctaaaaaccaaacaaggatgatgatagactgatttggaccgtatttggcacgattgttgatagtcataacggaacaccgcatgcaaaatttcagccgaatcggacaaaatttgcggcttataatgactcaagaaatcaaatcgggagatcggtttatatgggaactatatcaggctataggccgatttaaaccgtacttggcacagttgttaaaaatcttaacagaacactgcatgcacagtcaaatcggataaaaattgcgacttgtaaagtttcaagaagtctaatctggagattggtttatatgggagctatatcagactatagaccgatttgggacgtacttggcacaaattttaaaaatcttaaCAGACCACTGCACGCAAAATTCCtgccagattatagaccgatttggaccgtacttggcacaactgttgaaagtcataacggaacaccacatgcgaaatttcagccaaattggacaaaaattacggtttgtaagggttcaagaagtcaaagatcgctttatatgggagctatatccaaatttgaaccgatatggcctatttgcaagcCCCAACGATCTACTACAGAAGCGCATCGAGCCAGGTATGACCATTTTAAAACTGTTTATTatgctaccgtagcgcagaggttaacatgtccgcctatgaccctaaacacctgggttggaatcctagtgagaacatcaaaaaacaagcaaaagcgtgctaagttcggccgggtcgaatcttgggaaccggaccgatttggaccgaacttagcacagttgttgagacgtATAACAtacaattacagccaaatcggataaaaatcgcggctgcAGGGCttaagaaggcaaatcgggagatcggtttatatgggagatatttcaggttatagaccgattcagactgtacttagcacagttgttaacggaacactatgtgcaaaatttcagccaaatcggatgaaaattaaggcttccaggggctcaagaaatcaaatcgggagatcggtttatatgggaactacatcaggttcttgaccaatttggacggtacttggcacagttgttgaaagtcataataaaattgcggcttttaagggctcaagaaatcaaatcgggagatcggtttatataggagctatatcaggttatagatcgattgaaactgtacttggcacagttattggaagccataaccgaacactatgcgcaaattttagccaaatcggatgaaaattaaggcttccaggggctcaagaaatcaaatcgggagatcggtttatatgggagctatatcaggttcttgggcaatttggaccgtacttggcacatttgttggaagtcaaaacagaacactatgtgcaaatcgaacaaaaattgcggcttccgggggctcaagaagtcaagcctgaaccgataaggcctatttgcagtccccaacgaccttcatcaatattaattatctgtgcaaaatttcaagaggcctagctatacgcgttcgaccgctatagtgatttcgacagacggacggacggacatggctagttcgactctgaatgtcgagactataaagaatatatatactgtatggggtcctagatcaatatttcgaggtgttacaaacggaatgactaggttagtatacccccaccctattgtggaggttataaaagtatatatatttttcagcggtggttatccccttctaatgctggcaacatttgtgaggtactatgctatgtaaaaacttctccccaaagaggtgtcgcactgcggcacgccgttcgggttCGGCTATATAAAAGAGgcaacttatcattgagcttaaacttgaatcggacagcactcattgatgtgagaagtttgtaaaatttgtaaaattattaATATGATTTCATGGACATGGAATTTACTTCTAATGTATGGAATATATTTTCGACTTATACATAACATGTGTCTCCAATATGCTAATATAACACAAACtacacatataaatatattttaaaaattacataTAGCTATTTCCCATATCAtatgaaaaattccaaaaaagatCTTCTCCAAACTGAACTGAAGTTGTAAAGAATATCTCTAAACTTTGTCATACGTAGAAGGTTAATCGACTATAAGTTTTCGAAATGATCCAGCAATACCCAGATCATCGCCAAAGTCTATCTTGGGTTTACCCAAACGCAAATGTTCTTCAGTGCCGTAGTCGGCATTCTGCCGGAAGAATTCTCGATAGTTATCCCAGATTTTATTGCGCTCACAACATAGCTGTTCCAAAGAACCATTTTCCCCACCATATTCCACAGGCAGATACTTTTTGGGAATGTGATCATCCAATTCTTTAGAATTTTTAGCAGAAATGAATATCTGGAGATAAAAACAAGAACAATTTTAAATCATATCTCCACAGCTAAAATCTTCACCTACCCTTTGTCTCAAATTCTCTGGTATATAGGGCAAAACTACTCGATGCATATGTTCACTTGCTGTTGAAGCATTTATTATATGAAGCGCCTTGATTCTTACAGGAATTGTGTtctcaaaaaacttgacaatcTTTTTGATGGCCGCTGGCGTTATTAGCATGACATGACTTAGGGTAACCTTGGAGAAATCCATGATATAACAAAGACCATGGATACAAGCATAGGGATCTGTTATCATGGCCAATTCGGTAGCTGCTGTTACATATGACATGATTTGGGCCACAGTAAAATCTGGAGCAGCATAATTGGCACGTATGAAGACAATGCGGGGACCATTCCCAAATAAAGGTTCAGGCAAAGGCACATAGGTGCTGTTGCAAAAAATTAAGGGGTTACATACCAAAAACAGTTTTATTGTTGTGAAGAAACAACTTACCCGGTTTTGTGAAACCTTCGAAAAGCATCATTATCCACATCGGTAATGCCAAACATTTCTGGACACTTGGTCTTCATGGCATAGAAGATATCCAATTTGTCTTTAGCCTTCTCCAGGCTATACTTACAGCCTCTGAGAAATTGTATGAGAAACTGGTCTTCTGTACGGGCCTTCAAATGGGATTGTTGGTTGATCCATGCCTTAAGGACTTCCAAATCTTCCGGAATTCGACTAGGTACTTCACCCAATTCTTCTATGGCCACTTTTTGCAATTCTTcctttaataattttatttgagaCATGCTAAAACCTATGTTTCCAATTGTCTCTAACTTGCAATAAAAACTCACAACTCAAAGTGAAACTATTTATATGTAGCAACGATTTGATATAGGTGctctaattaaatttaatttgagcTCTTGATTGCCGgctttttgaaattggaaaaacgtGAGGGCACAGCTTGTAAAGAAAATAACCACTacaactactaaatttcccatgaacattccactaaggaacaggggataaaGCATATTACCTACGAAATTATTAACAAATTGGGATCAATGAGTTTAATAACAACTTTCCGGGGATAAGCCAATTGCAATATTTACTAACTAgatagaaattaaaattaaacaatataACTACCTAGCAAAATAAGTAAGGCAGAAGTCGGGTGGAGGCGACtataaatgaaacaagtaaatgcgtgccagactcgaccgggccgaatcttatataccctccaacatggatcgcatttctcttataggcaaacaaaggataatggataagatatGCCATCTGCATCAGGATATggacagattcggaccatactagggttggatgttggagaccatagtagaagacattatgcaaaatgtcaaccaaatcgtgGGTATAAACATGTTCGTAGTAAAACTCTCCACTTTATTGCATCCAAAGTTACTATACAATGAAAACAACAATTCGtaaagagaacaagtaaaagtgtgctaaattcggccgggccgaatcttatataccctccaccatggattgcatttgtcgagttcttttcccggtatctctgtttaggcaaacaaaggataaaagattaGAAAtaatatgctattgaagctatataaagttatggtccgattcaaacCTTGATgctcatcgatgcactgttgttgagctAATCCACgacgaaagttgtaaaaaatcgCACGAAAGTGTTCACCAgtcaattccattttttgggcgaaatGAATCTttcaagttactgtaaacaacacaaacagcgctcgtatgtcaaaacgttctgagtacgaataacctcaaaaatgtcaagctttacgatagagctgtcacgGCGGATTGCAATACAAGGGTTGTCCCATCCCGAAATATATAATAGGCAATCCTTGTATACCAAACATGTTTGTCCAGCTGACACTGAACATCTGACCATGATCATTCACAAGAGATGGTATGCAGCATATTGTATGATATATTCGATCTATGTTTTATCCGCATATGCATTAACAACTATAGTAGTTTAGACATACTTGCCAGTCGTTTAAGTGCGAATTTCATTTTTCTGCTTAGTAAAAAGGGATAAAGTTCGGCCAGAACGAACATTGGATAACCACCAACGCGGATATTAACCACCTTTTGTGTAATACCGTGAAATatacatcatttatgaacccataagAGCTTACGagtattatacccaccaccataggatgggggtaaacacctcgaaatattgatctgcgaccataaagtatatatatattcttgatcatctcgacattctgagtctatctagccatgtccgtccgtccgtctgtcgaaatcacgatagcgatcgaacgcgtaaatctagcctcttgaaatttttcacaaatacaaatgggccatatcggttcagatttggatatagctccatagaaaccgatcccgcgatttgacttattgaggccttaaaagcctcaattttcatcgtatttgaccaaaatttggaacaaatacttgagttatgacttccaacatccatgcttaGCATGATCCgaaacggtctataaacagatatagccccatataaaccaatccccggatttgacttcttgagcccttagaagcctcaattttcatctgatttggccaaAAAAACAAAGACTTATGTTACAacatccaacatccatgccaagtaaaaTCCGAGTcgttctataaacagatatagcccccatgggCATGGCGTTACTACTGTATCGTCAATATCAATTCAGATGATCTTGAGCAAAATTCGCCCTGAGACATGGATGAGAGAATAGTGGAACGAATGTCTTTTGCTTTCAAGTGACACGATTTTTATGCTGTGTGTTCATACAGCTTACAAGAATATACAACATGTCGATACAAACACAGCTAATAGACTGGTCCCCTTATTAATGGGGGAATTTGTAACTTAACTGGTATGACAACCATGCCATGCATGCTTTTTCTATCATGTAGGTGATGCAAATCAATGTTTCATAAACGTGATAGAGAAATGCACACATGTCAATTCCAAGTCATTTAGTGCAAATAATCATATAGTTTATTTATAACAGTACTTTTAAACAAATAATACCCAATATTAATCATAGGtatatatttaacaagtaagaaggcgttaagttcgggcaggccgaactttggatacccaccacttcgggtatatacgaaaaccacatttcgtcataatgtatgcccccataTCAGTTACATTGaattatggtctgatttagatcaaattcggcactgacattgagtggtctaataagtacaagtcattgttcaatttcgtagaacaaaatattgttttttcggTAGCTATAGAAAAATAtcgaccgatcagaaccatatacgacaagtaTGTCGAAAAGTccaacactgtgtcaaatttcagcgaaatcgagttataaatgcgccttttaggggccaagagattaaatcgagagatcggtctatgcagcaatatccaaatttggactgatctgagccaaattaaagagggatgtcgaaggccctaacacaactcactgtcccatttttttataccctctaccataggatcggggtatactaattttgtcattgtttataactcctcgaaatattcgtctaagaccccataaagtatatatatattcttgatcgtcatgacattttaagtcgatctagccatgtccgtctgtccgtctgtccgtccgtttgatatagctgccatataaaccgatcttggatcttgacttcttgggccactagatggcacaattcttatccgatttcactgaaattttgcacggagtgttttggtatgacttccaacaactgtgctgagtatggttgaaatcggtccataaccggatatagctgtcatattaacttatctgggatcttgatctgccatataaaccgatgttgaaacttgactgcttgagccacttgaggtgttctgttatgacttttaataagtgtgctaaatatggttcaaatcggtccataacttattataactgccatataaaccaatctgggatcttgacttcttgagacactagatgccgcaattcttatccgatttggctgaaatttcgcatgacgtgttctgttatcacttttaataactgtactcaatatggtttaaatcggtccataagctattatagctgccatataaaccgatctgaggtcttgacttcctaagcctccAGAGtgcataattattatccgatttggctgaaattcaacatgcgtgttaaatattgtctgaatcgatctttagcctgatacagctctcatagaAATATACCTCCCTACATTACTGCTTGAgccctatagggcacaattcttattcgattaagctgaaattttgcacaatgacttctactatggtcttcattATTCAATtcgaataggactataacttgatgtagctccaatagcataacaattcttatccattattctttgtttgccttaaaagagataacgggcaaagaactcggcaaatgcgatccatggtccaTGGTAGGGGTCTACCATAATACACTctatcaaatttcatcgaaattggattgaaatttagcAATTTATTTCCCCAAGAATTTAAGGCGAGCGACTTTATAATTATAGTCCTGTTTTATAAGATCAGAAAGTCAGTTTCatatacaaagaataagaaatt
The genomic region above belongs to Stomoxys calcitrans chromosome 5, idStoCalc2.1, whole genome shotgun sequence and contains:
- the LOC106085649 gene encoding uncharacterized protein LOC106085649, with the translated sequence MSQLMPLGEDLQNVAIKELGENPSRISEDLLILKAWINQQPHLKSRMDDQFLIQFLRGSKYSLEKAKDKLDTFYTMKTKYSDLFAITDVDNEMFRKFHNTGTYVTLPKPLNANGPRIVSVRINYAAPDFTVCQIVQYTTAALEVAMISDPYACIHGICFIMDFSKLTLNHVMLITPTNFKKFVKYFEHTIPIRIKGIYAINATPAAEQLYQFVMPFFPQQLKERIVIIRNNIEELHRHIPKEYLPTEYGGENGLLEQLCEDYNHVWDKHRDFFRENAAYGVEEKLRLGKCKLEFGDDFGIGGTFRKLLETIGNIGFSMSQIKLLKEELQKVAIEELGEVPSRIPEDLEVLKAWINQQSHLKARTEDQFLIQFLRGCKYSLEKAKDKLDIFYAMKTKCPEMFGITDVDNDAFRRFHKTGTYVPLPEPLFGNGPRIVFIRANYAAPDFTVAQIMSYVTAATELAMITDPYACIHGLCYIMDFSKVTLSHVMLITPAAIKKIVKFFENTIPVRIKALHIINASTASEHMHRVVLPYIPENLRQRIFISAKNSKELDDHIPKKYLPVEYGGENGSLEQLCCERNKIWDNYREFFRQNADYGTEEHLRLGKPKIDFGDDLGIAGSFRKLIVD